From Nicotiana tabacum cultivar K326 chromosome 22, ASM71507v2, whole genome shotgun sequence, one genomic window encodes:
- the LOC107794880 gene encoding ABC transporter C family member 5-like, with protein MMGINLFFNTATNSAHTVLLFSVAFQGLSFLELSSICVNLTLFLVFLFIVSAKQIYLCVGRFRFRKDDSDGNSVPGRHRSGDVEIIQSIELGRAYKASVLCCFYVLFVHVVVLGFDGVGLIRKANYRLNNWTLILFPVTQSLAWVVLSFSALYCKYKGNLKFPLLSRVWWVVSFVICLSTLYSDSRGLAIEGSSRLNFHVFANLAATPALAFLCFVAIRGVTGIEVTRNSDLQEPLLPEEEPACLKVTPYSDAGLFSLATLSWLNPLLSVGAKRPLELKDIPLLAQRDRSKTNYKILNANWEKLKAEDPSKQPSLAWAILKSFWKEAACNAIFAGLNTCVSYVGPYMISYFVDYLAGVETFPHEGYILAGIFFTAKLVETLTTRQWYLGVDILGMHVRSALTAMVYRKGLRLSSSSRQSHTSGEIVNYMAVDVQRVGDYSWYLHDIWMLPLQIILALAILYKNVGIASVATLVATIISIVATVPLARVQEDYQDKLMGAKDDRMRKTSECLRNMRILKLQAWEDRYRVMLEEMRNVEFKYLRKALYSQAFITFIFWSSPIFVSAVTFGTCILLGGQLTAGSVLSALATFRILQEPLRNFPDLVSMMAQTKVSLDRIAGFLQEEELQEDATIVVPRDITNVAIEIKDSEFCWDPSSSSPTLAGIQLKVEKGMRVAVCGVVGSGKSSFLSCILGEIPKISGEVRICGNAAYVSQSAWIQSGTIEDNILFGSPMDKAKYKAVIHACSLKKDLELFSHGDQTIIGDRGINLSGGQKQRVQLARALYQDADIYLLDDPFSAVDAHTGSELFKEYILTALAAKTVVFVTHQVEFLPAADMILVLKEGRISQCGKYDELLQAGTDFNALVSAHHEAIEAMDFSYQSSEEPEKVPSPDGSAVVTKKCDSGEKSIDSLAKEVQEGVSAADKKAIKEKKKAKRLRKKQLVQEEERERGKVSMKVYLSYMAAAYKGLLIPLIILAQTLFQVLQIASNWWMAWANPQTPGDSPRTTSLVLILVYMALAFGSSWFIFVRAVLVATFGLEAAQKLFLRMLTTVFRAPMSFFDSTPAGRILNRVSIDQSVVDLDIPFRLGGFASTTIQLIGIVGVMSKVTWQVLLLVVPMAIACLWMQKYYMSSSRELVRIVSIQKSPIIHLFAESIAGAATIRGFGQEKRFMKRNLYLLDCFARPFFCSLAAIEWLCLRMELLSTFVFAFCMVLLVSFPHGSIDPSMAGLAVTYGLNLNARLSRWILSFCKLENKIISIERIHQYCHIPSEAPSIIEPRPPLSWPEEGTIELIDLKVRYKESLPVVLHGVSCKFPGGKKIGIVGRTGSGKSTLIQALFRLLEPEAGKIIIDNIDISTIGLHDLRSRLSIIPQDPTLFEGTIRDNLDPLGEHSDLEIWQALEKSQLGEIVRQKDQKLETPVLENGDNWSVGQRQLVSLGRALLKQARILVLDEATASVDSATDNLIQKIIRTEFKDCTVCTIAHRIPTVIDSDLVLVLSDGRVAEFDSPARLLEDKSSMFLKLVSEYSSRSSGIPDF; from the exons ATGATGGGTATCAATCTTTTCTTCAACACAGCTACAAATTCTGCTCACACGGTGTTGCTATTTTCTGTTGCTTTTCAAGGCCTTTCTTTCTTGGAATTATCGTCCATCTGTGTCAACTTGACCTTGTTTCTTGTGTTTCTCTTTATTGTATCTGCTAAGCAGATATATCTATGTGTCGGTCGGTTTCGATTTCGGAAGGATGATTCTGATGGTAATTCAGTTCCTGGTAGACATAGAAGTGGTGATGTGGAAATAATACAGAGTATTGAGTTAGGTAGAGCCTATAAAGCTTCAGTTTTGTGTTGCTTTTATGTCTTGTTTGTGCATGTTGTGGTGTTAGGCTTTGATGGGGTTGGTTTGATTAGAAAGGCTAATTACAGACTGAATAATTGGACTTTAATTCTCTTTCCTGTAACTCAGAGTTTGGCTTGGGTTGTCTTGAGCTTCAGTGCCCTTTATTGCAAGTACAAAGGCAATTTGAAATTCCCATTGTTGTCAAGGGTATGGTGGGTTGTCTCTTTTGTCATTTGTTTGTCTACATTGTACTCTGATAGTAGAGGATTGGCAATTGAAGGCTCCAGCCGTTTAAATTTTCATGTCTTTGCAAATCTTGCTGCTACCCCTGCTCTTGCCTTCCTCTGTTTTGTTGCTATTAGGGGTGTCACTGGTATTGAAGTAACTAGGAACTCTGATCTTCAGGAGCCATTGCTCCCTGAAGAAGAACCTGCATGTCTTAAAGTTACTCCTTACAGTGATGCGGGCCTTTTTAGTTTGGCTACTCTTTCTTGGTTGAACCCGCTTCTTTCAGTCGGGGCAAAGAGACCACTTGAGCTGAAGGACATTCCGCTTCTTGCGCAACGAGATCGTTCTAAGACAAATTACAAGATACTAAATGCAAATTGGGAAAAGTTGAAGGCTGAAGATCCTTCAAAGCAGCCTTCTTTAGCTTGGGCTATTCTCAAATCTTTCTGGAAGGAGGCCGCCTGCAATGCGATTTTCGCAGGGCTGAACACTTGTGTTTCTTATGTGGGTCCATACATGATTAGCTACTTTGTAGACTACCTAGCAGGTGTGGAGACATTCCCTCATGAGGGATACATTTTGGCTGGAATATTCTTCACCGCAAAGTTGGTTGAGACCTTAACGACCCGGCAGTGGTATCTTGGAGTCGACATTTTGGGCATGCATGTGAGATCAGCTCTCACTGCAATGGTATATCGCAAGGGACTGAGGCTCTCGAGTTCATCTAGGCAAAGTCACACTAGTGGAGAGATTGTTAATTACATGGCAGTAGATGTTCAGAGAGTAGGCGACTATTCGTGGTATCTTCATGATATATGGATGCTGCCTCTTCAAATCATTCTGGCTCTTGctattttgtataaaaatgttGGTATTGCATCCGTGGCAACTCTAGTTGCCACCATTATTTCCATTGTTGCAACTGTCCCATTAGCTAGGGTTCAGGAAGACTATCAAGATAAACTAATGGGTGCCAAGGATGATCGAATGAGAAAGACTTCTGAGTGCCTCAGGAACATGAGGATTCTCAAGTTACAAGCTTGGGAGGATAGGTATAGAGTAATGCTAGAGGAAATGCGGAACGTGGAATTCAAGTATCTTCGAAAAGCTCTCTACTCTCAGGCTTTCATCACTTTCATTTTCTGGAGCTCCCCTATATTTGTTTCAGCTGTTACGTTTGGTACTTGCATACTGTTGGGTGGTCAGCTTACGGCAGGAAGTGTTCTTTCTGCTTTGGCGACTTTCAGGATCCTCCAAGAACCACTTAGGAATTTCCCTGACTTGGTGTCAATGATGGCTCAGACAAAAGTATCCCTTGATCGAATTGCTGGATTTCTGCAAGAGgaagagttgcaagaagatgCCACCATTGTGGTGCCTCGAGACATCACAAATGTCGCAATAGAAATTAAAGATAGTGAATTTTGCTGGGATCCGTCTTCTTCAAGTCCAACGTTGGCAGGCATACAACTAAAGGTAGAAAAGGGCATGCGTGTTGCTGTCTGTGGCGTGGTTGGCTCAGGGAAATCAAGCTTCCTTTCTTGTATCCTTGGTGAGATTCCCAAAATCTCTGGTGAA GTTAGAATATGTGGAAATGCTGCTTATGTCTCACAGTCGGCTTGGATACAATCTGGAACTATAGAAGATAATATCCTTTTTGGTAGTCCAATGGATAAGGCAAAATACAAGGCCGTGATTCATGCTTGTTCTCTGAAAAAGGACTTGGAGCTTTTCTCACATGGAGATCAGACTATAATTGGTGATAGAGGCATAAATCTTAGTGGTGGTCAAAAGCAACGTGTGCAACTTGCCAGGGCGCTCTATCAGGACGCTGATATATATTTACTTGATGATCCTTTTAGTGCCGTTGATGCACACACTGGGTCAGAATTGTTTAAG GAGTACATACTAACAGCACTAGCAGCAAAAACGGTGGTTTTCGTCACTCACCAGGTTGAATTTTTGCCAGCTGCTGACATGATATTG GTCCTGAAGGAAGGTCGTATCAGTCAATGTGGAAAGTATGATGAACTTCTGCAAGCAGGGACTGACTTCAACGCTTTGGTTTCAGCTCatcatgaagcaattgaagctATGGATTTTTCGTACCAATCTTCTGAAGAACCGGAGAAAGTTCCTTCGCCTGATGGTTCTGCTGTAGTGACTAAGAAATGTGATTCAGGCGAAAAGAGTATTGACAGTCTTGCAAAGGAAGTGCAAGAAGGCGTCTCAGCTGCTGATAAGAAGGCaatcaaagagaaaaagaaagctaaaagattGAGAAAAAAGCAGCTTGTTCAGGAAGAGGAACGGGAGAGGGGAAAAGTTAGCATGAAAGTTTATTTGTCATATATGGCGGCCGCTTATAAGGGCTTGTTGATTCCGCTTATCATTCTTGCACAGACATTATTTCAGGTGCTTCAAATAGCTAGTAACTGGTGGATGGCTTGGGCAAATCCACAAACTCCAGGGGACAGTCCTAGGACAACTAGTTTGGTGCTTATTCTTGTTTATATGGCCCTTGCTTTTGGAAGCTCATGGTTTATCTTTGTTAGGGCAGTCCTGGTTGCTACATTTGGTCTAGAGGCTGCacaaaaactatttttgagaatgCTGACGACTGTCTTTAGGGCTCCAATGTCTTTCTTTGACTCCACTCCAGCAGGGCGTATATTGAATCGC GTGTCGATTGATCAAAGTGTGGTTGATCTTGATATTCCTTTCAGACTTGGCGGCTTTGCTTCAACTACAATTCAGCTTATTGGTATTGTTGGTGTTATGTCAAAAGTTACCTGGCAAGTTTTACTACTTGTCGTCCCAATGGCAATTGCTTGCCTGTGGATGCAG AAATACTATATGTCTTCATCAAGGGAACTAGTTCGCATTGTTAGCATCCAAAAATCTCCAATCATCCATCTTTTTGCTGAGTCAATTGCTGGAGCTGCAACAATCAGAGGTTTTGGGCAAGAAAAGAGATTTATGAAGAGGAACCTTTATCTCTTGGATTGTTTTGCTCGGCCATTCTTCTGCAGTCTTGCAGCAATTGAATGGCTTTGCCTACGCATGGAGTTGCTCTCTACATTTGTCTTTGCTTTCTGCATGGTTTTACTAGTGAGCTTTCCTCATGGAAGTATAGATCCTA GTATGGCAGGCCTTGCCGTGACATATGGCCTAAACTTGAATGCACGCCTGTCACGATGGATACTCAGTTTCTGCAAGCTTGAAAACAAGATTATATCAATAGAAAGGATTCATCAATATTGCCATATTCCTAGTGAGGCCCCATCAATTATTGAACCTCGTCCCCCATTGTCATGGCCAGAAGAAGGAACCATTGAACTGATTGATTTAAAG GTTCGTTATAAGGAGAGTCTTCCAGTCGTGCTTCATGGTGTATCTTGCAAATTTCCTGGAGGAAAGAAAATTGGAATTGTGGGGCGCACAGGTAGTGGTAAATCTACTCTGATTCAGGCGTTATTCAGATTGCTTGAACCAGAAGCTGGAAAAATAATAATCGACAACATTGATATTTCAACAATTGGCCTTCATGACCTTCGAAGTCGTTTGAGTATAATTCCCCAAGATCCAACATTATTTGAAGGGACAATTCGTGACAACCTTGACCCCCTTGGAGAACATTCAGATCTAGAAATATGGCAG GCACTTGAGAAGTCCCAGCTTGGAGAGATTGTCAGGCAAAAAGATCAAAAGCTCGAAACACCCG TCCTGGAAAATGGAGATAATTGGAGTGTGGGCCAGAGGCAGCTTGTATCTCTTGGGCGGGCTTTACTTAAACAAGCCAGAATTTTGGTGCTTGATGAAGCGACTGCCTCGGTTGACTCAGCAACAGATAACCTCATCCAGAAGATTATTAGGACGGAGTTTAAGGACTGCACTGTTTGTACCATTGCACATCGTATCCCTACAGTTATTGACAGTGATCTGGTTCTGGTCCTCAGTGATG GTCGGGTGGCTGAGTTCGATTCGCCAGCACGACTCTTAGAGGACAAATCTTCAATGTTTCTCAAGTTGGTGTCAGAGTACTCATCAAGATCAAGTGGCATACCCGATTTTTAA